In the Campylobacter lari genome, TGATTATAGCTGTTATCACTTTATTTGCAGGTGTTAGTACTTCAAAAGAATACGCAGAACTTGAATGGCCACTTGATATATTGGTAGTTTTAGTTTGGGTTTTATGGGGTGTAAGTATTTTTGGGCTTATCGGAATTCGCCGTGAAAAAACTTTATATGTTTCACTTTGGTATTATATAGCTACCTTCTTAGGTATAGCAATGCTTTATCTATTTAATAATATGGCTGTACCAACATACTTTGTAAGTGGAATGGGTGATTGGTGGCATAGTGTTTCTATGTATGCAGGAACAAATGATGCATTAGTTCAATGGTGGTATGGACACAATGCTGTTGCATTTGTATTCACTGTTGGTATTATTGCTCAAATTTATTATTTCTTACCAAAAGAAAGCGGTCAGCCAATTTTCTCTTATAAATTATCTTTATTTGCGTTTTGGGGCTTAATGTTTGTTTATCTATGGGCAGGTGGACACCATTTAATTTATTCTACTGTACCTGATTGGATGCAAACTATGGGCTCAGTTTTCTCAATTGTTCTTATTTTACCTTCTTGGGGTTCAGCAATTAATATCTTGCTTACTATGAAAGGTGAGTGGAGTCAATTAAGAGAAAGTCCATTGATTAAATTTATGATTTTAGCTTCAACTTTCTACATGTTCTCAACTTTAGAAGGTCCTATTCTTTCTATTAAATCAGTTAATGCGTTGGCACACTTTACAGATTGGATTCCAGGTCACGTTCATGATGGTACTTTAGGTTGGGTTGGCTTTATGACTATGGCTGCGCTTTATCACATGGTACCTAGAATGTTTAAAAGAGAGCTATATAGCAAATCATTAATGGAGGCTCAATTTTGGATTCAAACCACAGGTATAGTACTATATTTTAGTTCTATGTGGATAGCAGGTATTACTCAAGGTATGATGTGGAGAGCTACAGATGAGTATGGTAACTTACTTTATACTTTCATCGATACTGTTGAAGCTATTATTCCTTATTATTGGATTAGAGCTGTGGGTGGCTTGTTATACTTAGTAGGATTTTTCATGTTTGTTTATAATATTTATAAATCAATTTCAGTGGGTAGAGTGCTTGATAAAGAACCAAAAAGTGCTTCACCTATGGCAGCATAAGGAGGAAAAATATGTTTAGTTGGTTAGAAAAAAATCCATTCTTTTTTGCTGTAGCAGTATTTATTGTAATTGCATATGCAGGTATTGTGGAGGTTTTACCTGATTTTGCACAAAATGCAAGACCAATTGAAGGTAAAAAACCTTACACTGTTTTACAACTTGCAGGACGTCATGCTTATATTAAAGAAAGTTGTAATGCATGCCATTCGCAACTTATTCGTCCTTTTAAATCAGAAACAGATCGTTATGGTATGTATTCAGTTAGCGGTGAATATGCTTATGATAGACCATTTTTATGGGGTTCAAAAAGAACAGGACCTGATTTATTGCGTGTAGGAAATTTTAGAACCACTGATTGGCATGAAAATCATATGTGGGATCCAGTATCTGTAGTACCTGGTTCTATTATGCCAGCCTATAAGCATATGTTTAGTAATAATGCAAACATAGAAACAGCTTATGCGGAAGCACTAACTGTAAAAAAAGTTTTCAATGTACCTTATGATGCTGAAAATGGTACAAAACTTGGCACTTGGGAAGAAGCTCAAGCAGAAGTTAAGGCAGAAGCTCAAGCTATAGTAGATCAAATGAAAAACCAAGATGTTAAAGATGCGTTTGCTAGAGGTGAAATTAGAGAAATTGTAGCTATAATCGCGTATCTTAATAGCTTAAAATAGGAAAAACTATGGATTTAGAACTAATAAGAGAGCTACAGGCTTATGGTTTTTTTGCTCTTGTAGTATTTTTAGTGGTGGTTTTGTATTCTTATTGGTTTCATTTGTATAGATCTGAAAAGACAGGTAGAAGAAACTATGAAAAATACGCTGATTTAGCACTGCATGATGAAATCAGCGATCGTGTTTTAGAGCAAAATAAAAGGAGTGCTTAATGCAATGGTTGAATTTACAAGATAATGTTAATTTGTTATCTTTTATTGGAGCAATTCTTATCATCTTGATTACACTAGTTGTGGTAGGAAAATTGTTTAAAAGTATGAAAGAAGAAAAAAGCCAAGGCGAACTAAGTGAGCATAGTTGGGATGGTATAGGCGAGTTTAAAAATCCTATACCACTTGGCTGGGCTGTTGTATTTTTCTTGGCTATAGTGTGGTGTATATGGTATTTTCTTTGGGGATATCCTTTAAATAGCTATTCTCAAATTGGTGAGTATAACAAAGAAGTGCAAGCACATAATGAGAAATTTGCGCAGAAATTTGCAAATTTAAGTGCACAAGATAAACAAGAAATGGGTAAAAATATTTTCTTGGTTCAATGTTCTTCTTGTCATGGAATTACCGGTGATGGTATTAATGGAAAAGCACAAAATCTTAATATTTGGGGCTCAGAAGAAGGACTTATAGAAGTAATTACTAAAGGTTCTAAAGGTATGAATTATCCTATGGGCGAGATGTTAAGCTCAGCGGATAATGGTATAGATGAAGCTGATATTCCTGCAATTGCAGCTTATGTTGCTTCTGAAATTTCAGCGATTAAAAAAACTGAAAATCCTCAACTTATAGCAAAAGGAAAAGAACTTTTTGTAACTTGTACAGTATGTCATGGTGAAGATGGAAAAGGAACTATTGATGGTCAGTTAGTAGCTCCAGATTTAACAAAATATGGCAGTGCTGAATTTGTAGTAGATGTTTTAAATCGTGGTAAAGCAGGAAGTATAGGGGTAATGCCTCATTTTAACAATGGGTTGTTAAATGAGCTTCAAAAAGAAGCAGTTAGTGAATATGTGATTTCTCTTTCAAGGGGTGAATAATGGAAAATTCAAATAGATGTGTATTTTCACTTTCAGGCGTTAGTGGAATGTTAATAGCAACTGTTTTATTGTTATCGATTTTAGCTGGACTTACTGTTTGGGGTCTTAAAACTCAGCAAGATGTTATGCAAAAACCTTATAAAATAGAAAATGCAGAGCAAATTAAAATGTTTGACTCTAAAAGAGAAGAACATATCATCATAAAGGAATGATTATGGCAAAAGTTCTTGAATACTTAATCATAGCTGGCTTAGTTGTAGCAGCAGGAATTACTGCTTGGTCGGTTTTAACTGTAAATCATCTTTTTATAGGATGAAAAATATATTTAAAGGCGGTTTTTTAACCGCCATCTTTATTTGTTTTACTAATTTCTTGCATGCTGAAATATTATTAAATGATAACATCTTAAACACTGCAATAGAACAAAAC is a window encoding:
- the ccoP gene encoding cytochrome-c oxidase, cbb3-type subunit III, which codes for MQWLNLQDNVNLLSFIGAILIILITLVVVGKLFKSMKEEKSQGELSEHSWDGIGEFKNPIPLGWAVVFFLAIVWCIWYFLWGYPLNSYSQIGEYNKEVQAHNEKFAQKFANLSAQDKQEMGKNIFLVQCSSCHGITGDGINGKAQNLNIWGSEEGLIEVITKGSKGMNYPMGEMLSSADNGIDEADIPAIAAYVASEISAIKKTENPQLIAKGKELFVTCTVCHGEDGKGTIDGQLVAPDLTKYGSAEFVVDVLNRGKAGSIGVMPHFNNGLLNELQKEAVSEYVISLSRGE
- a CDS encoding cytochrome c oxidase, cbb3-type, CcoQ subunit, which gives rise to MDLELIRELQAYGFFALVVFLVVVLYSYWFHLYRSEKTGRRNYEKYADLALHDEISDRVLEQNKRSA
- the ccoN gene encoding cytochrome-c oxidase, cbb3-type subunit I, whose protein sequence is MHPGNALNYDYTVAKYFMFATLLFGVIGMAIGTLIAFQMAYPDLNYLAGEYGTFSRLRPLHTSGVIFGFMLSGIWATWYYIGQRVLKVSMAESSFLMFIGKLHFWLYMITMIIAVITLFAGVSTSKEYAELEWPLDILVVLVWVLWGVSIFGLIGIRREKTLYVSLWYYIATFLGIAMLYLFNNMAVPTYFVSGMGDWWHSVSMYAGTNDALVQWWYGHNAVAFVFTVGIIAQIYYFLPKESGQPIFSYKLSLFAFWGLMFVYLWAGGHHLIYSTVPDWMQTMGSVFSIVLILPSWGSAINILLTMKGEWSQLRESPLIKFMILASTFYMFSTLEGPILSIKSVNALAHFTDWIPGHVHDGTLGWVGFMTMAALYHMVPRMFKRELYSKSLMEAQFWIQTTGIVLYFSSMWIAGITQGMMWRATDEYGNLLYTFIDTVEAIIPYYWIRAVGGLLYLVGFFMFVYNIYKSISVGRVLDKEPKSASPMAA
- the ccoO gene encoding cytochrome-c oxidase, cbb3-type subunit II, giving the protein MFSWLEKNPFFFAVAVFIVIAYAGIVEVLPDFAQNARPIEGKKPYTVLQLAGRHAYIKESCNACHSQLIRPFKSETDRYGMYSVSGEYAYDRPFLWGSKRTGPDLLRVGNFRTTDWHENHMWDPVSVVPGSIMPAYKHMFSNNANIETAYAEALTVKKVFNVPYDAENGTKLGTWEEAQAEVKAEAQAIVDQMKNQDVKDAFARGEIREIVAIIAYLNSLK
- a CDS encoding DUF4006 family protein → MENSNRCVFSLSGVSGMLIATVLLLSILAGLTVWGLKTQQDVMQKPYKIENAEQIKMFDSKREEHIIIKE